The Salinirubrum litoreum genome segment GGCGGGATCGGATGCCCCGCTCTGTCACCGGCGACCGAGCACCCGGGACCGGCGAACTGCCACCGCATCTGCTCCAGAATCTGGTCGCGAGTCTGTTCCGACCTCGAACCAGTCGTCGATCGTCCAACAAATTCCGCGTCCCGAGGGGGGATTAAACCGGGGTACGCACCACGTACCACGGCCACGCCTGTCGGTTACCGTCGAGCAATCCCGACCTCGATTCCGTCCCCGACTACTCGCAGGTACGCCAGCCGTACCGGTTCACGAGCACCGCCGAGAGCAGTTCTACCGGGTGCTTAGGCCACCTGTCGCCGGTTCTTACCTATGGCCCCTGCTCTCGGAGAAGGAGATGTTCCCGACTGCTACGACCACCGTCCGACGCGAGACGCGCGGGCGGTCCCGTCCAGCCGGGAGGAAAACCTCAAATGACATCAGACAACCAATTCAACGTCTCCCGGCGCAAAGTGCTCGCCGGGCTCGGGACCATCGGTATCGCCTCCGCCGGTGCGGGTCTCGGCACGACCGCCTTCTTCAGCGACGAAGAATCGGTCGCCGCGTCGCTCGAAGCGGGCCGCCTCGACCTCAAGCTGGACTACCGCGCGACCTACAACACGTGGCTCCCGCAGGCCGAGACCGAAGCCATCGTGAACGGCAACGTGCTCCCGGACCCGGACCAGGAGTTCAACTACCTGGTCGGCCAGGCACCCGACATCCGCGCCGCAGACGGCTCCGCCGTCACCGGCAACGAGTGGGCGCAGTTCACCCGCGCGTCCGACGCCTGTGACGTCGTCGACGAGAACAGCCTCGCCGCCGAGATCGACCGCGTCGGTGAGTTCATCGGCCGCGACTACGACTACCGCGTCGACGGCGACGACGACTACCTCGGACCGGAGGGCCAGATCTACATCGACGGCGAACCGGGCCTGAAGTTCGACCTGAACGACGTCAAGCCCAAGGACGAGGGCGAGGCGACGATCAGTATCCACACCTGCGGCAACCCCGCCTTCCTGTGGCTCCGCTCTAACCTCGACGAGAACGCGGAGAACGACCTCGTGGAGCCGGAAGACTCCGCCGGTGACACGACGACCGACGTCGGCGAACTCGCCGACTACATCTACGCGCGCCTCTGGGACGACGTCAACTGTAACAACCGCCCCGACGGCGGTGCCGCCGACATCGCGGTCGTCTTCGACAAGTCCTGCTCGATGACGTGGCTCAACCCCTTCGCGGGGTGTAACGACGGCGAGAACACCGAAGTCCCCGGCAAGCTCGACTCCGCGAAGTTCGGCGCACAGGACCTCTACGACGTGCTCCTCGCAGAGGCGACCGACAGCCAGATCGCGCTGATCTCCTACAACAGCGACGCCGACCTCGACTACGACCTCGCGCCCGTCACGAGCGGCAACGAGAACGCCTACGACACCGCAGTCGACGACATCTCCAACAGCGGCAGCACGGCCATCGCGGACGGCATCAACGCCGCGAAGAACGTCCTGCTGGGCGACAACGCCGAATCCACCGTCAACGGCATCGACGGGACCGGCAACAGCGCCCGCGCGGACGCCGAGAAGGTCATGATCGTCCTCTCCGACGGCTTCCCGAACGACCCGAACGTCGCCGGTGACAACAACATCGACGGCGCAGAGGCGGCGATCGACGCCGCACAGCGCGCCCGCGACGCGGGTATCACGATGTACACCATCACGTACCAGGTCGACGGCTTCCCGATCCCCGAACTCATCGACCTGATGGGCACGGGCTTCGACAGCCCGACCGGCCCGTTCGGCTTCGACACCCCCGACGGTGAGGGCCTCGCCAGCACCGACTCGACCGCGCTCGTCGCGACGGTCGACCAGAGCGCGCTCGGCACCCCCTCCTCGACGGAGATCGTCGACGCCTTCACCGACATCGCGGTCAGCATCGCCGGCGGCGACACGTTCCTGTACCAGGGCTCGCTCGCGGGCCTGCTGGAACTCGCCGAGAACGGCATCCCGCTCAGCACCGCGAGCGTGGACAGCGACGACGACAGCATGGCGTGCTTCCCGCCGGGCGTCTACTGTTACGCCTTCGACTGGTACTTCGTCTGCGAACCCGAGGACTTCGACCTGCCCTCGGACGTGGAGGGTGCCGAGACGCTGGCCGACGAACTCGCGGCGAAGAACCTCCCTCTCGACGTGAA includes the following:
- a CDS encoding vWA domain-containing protein; the protein is MTSDNQFNVSRRKVLAGLGTIGIASAGAGLGTTAFFSDEESVAASLEAGRLDLKLDYRATYNTWLPQAETEAIVNGNVLPDPDQEFNYLVGQAPDIRAADGSAVTGNEWAQFTRASDACDVVDENSLAAEIDRVGEFIGRDYDYRVDGDDDYLGPEGQIYIDGEPGLKFDLNDVKPKDEGEATISIHTCGNPAFLWLRSNLDENAENDLVEPEDSAGDTTTDVGELADYIYARLWDDVNCNNRPDGGAADIAVVFDKSCSMTWLNPFAGCNDGENTEVPGKLDSAKFGAQDLYDVLLAEATDSQIALISYNSDADLDYDLAPVTSGNENAYDTAVDDISNSGSTAIADGINAAKNVLLGDNAESTVNGIDGTGNSARADAEKVMIVLSDGFPNDPNVAGDNNIDGAEAAIDAAQRARDAGITMYTITYQVDGFPIPELIDLMGTGFDSPTGPFGFDTPDGEGLASTDSTALVATVDQSALGTPSSTEIVDAFTDIAVSIAGGDTFLYQGSLAGLLELAENGIPLSTASVDSDDDSMACFPPGVYCYAFDWYFVCEPEDFDLPSDVEGAETLADELAAKNLPLDVNVAQTDSIEFGFDFAAIQCRHNMENANPFGEEEVQTPA